A genome region from Oncorhynchus masou masou isolate Uvic2021 chromosome 14, UVic_Omas_1.1, whole genome shotgun sequence includes the following:
- the LOC135554065 gene encoding uncharacterized protein LOC135554065, producing MERKALLCIFFLLLPLVLVSADIPVINSINDLRNIEFGNRFPRHGLMLLHFVSGGLYVDNNDVLIPTFLPEMGDWGFHYFNNYEELFPPLQDQNMQGYYAVGNINTPTSYPLHPYVTRSYYLTPGHLERNMDRIVVRTSPDRPLLEAVYITQHYRRSSGHDPHGSEYDPQNTYQISPALLREIRTVIHNRVDSEQAFLYAAGYDVDSMLFTQNCYATSSTYKVEEADRMTLNESTAIMKEAVVNDHHTECYAVVLQVKSTESGYARLGWANVPDSLLDVGVMLALFNNNGNNLLSLSLGTRSYGTYDSNQYLNHGLQVKLLSKDESNVFITGPRYDDADRKVPVGIEGYDASLQLYTKGSYACARLFIKKTFTKMKTDFYNSWVGFYSNHNDASNSYYTYQYAVSFTKQDDTNTKYDIYSYVSSLSIQPGAQARFFLTKTCDNMLATTTPWER from the coding sequence ATGGAGAGAAAAGCCTTGCTTTGCATCTTCTTCTTGTTGCTACCACTGGTCTTAGTGTCTGCAGACATACCTGTCATCAACTCAATAAATGACCTAAGGAACATTGAGTTTGGCAACAGATTCCCTCGTCATGGCCTAATGCTGCTACACTTTGTCTCTGGCGGCCTATATGTTGATAACAACGATGTACTCATACCAACGTTCTTGCCAGAAATGGGAGACTGGGGCTTCCATTACTTCAATAACTATGAagaactttttccaccactgcaagaTCAGAACATGCAGGGTTACTACGCAGTCGGGAATATCAACACACCAACATCATACCCACTCCATCCTTATGTCACTCGCAGCTACTACCTTACCCCAGGACACTTAGAGAGGAACATGGACAGGATAGTTGTCAGAACAAGCCCCGACCGGCCGCTGTTAGAGGCAGTCTACATAACACAGCACTATCGAAGAAGCAGTGGGCATGACCCCCATGGCAGTGAGTATGACCCCCAAAACACCTACCAAATCAGCCCCGCCCTCCTGCGGGAGATCAGGACCGTCATCCATAACAGGGTGGACAGTGAACAGGCATTTCTGTACGCTGCCGGCTATGACGTAGACTCCATGCTCTTCACACAGAACTGCTATGCCACTAGTAGCACATACAAGGTTGAAGAAGCAGACAGAATGACTCTGAATGAGTCCACTGCTATAATGAAAGAGGCAGTGGTGAATGACCACCACACAGAGTGCTACGCTGTTGTGCTCCAGGTGAAATCCACAGAAAGTGGGTACGCCCGGCTCGGATGGGCTAATGTCCCTGACAGCCTACTGGATGTGGGGGTGATGCTGGCACTCTTTAATAACAATGGAAAtaatctcttatctctctctcttggcaCGCGCAGCTACGGAACCTATGACAGCAACCAGTACCTTAACCATGGCCTACAGGTCAAGCTCCTCTCCAAGGACGAGTCAAATGTCTTCATTACCGGGCCTCGGTATGATGACGCAGACAGGAAGGTTCCTGTTGGCATAGAGGGTTATGACGCCAGTCTGCAGCTCTACACTAAAGGCAGCTATGCTTGCGCTCGCCTGTTCATCAAAAAGACCTTCACCAAAATGAAGACTGATTTCTATAACTCGTGGGTTGGATTCTACTCCAATCACAACGATGCTAGTAATTCTTACTATACTTACCAGTACGCTGTCAGTTTCACTAAGCAGGATGACACAAACACAAAATATGATATATATTCGTATGTGTCTAGTTTGTCCATTCAACCTGGAGCTCAAGCTCGATTCTTCCTCACGAAAACATGCGATAACATGCTGGCAACAACTACACCATGGGAAAGGTAA